The Planctomycetia bacterium sequence TAACTTATCCTATCTCGATGATGATGATCGCCCTGGGGCAGCACACCCGAGCAGGCATTGAGGACAACCTGTGGGATAACAAGAAGGGTGTGCGCGCAACGACGATGCAGATGATCGAGAAGCAGATCGCTATGGCGAAGCTGGTCGGGCGTTCCATTGCCACACCGGAGCAGGCACGGCAGATGCTGAAGATCGGCGTGACCTACAAGAGCACCGAGGAAACCCTCTCCAACATCGGCCTGCCGCCTAACCGCGAGAAAGGCAACATGGGCTTCCTGGTACACAAGACCGACGGTTGCATCCACCCGGCTGCGCAAGGTGGCTGCGGTCATATCCATGCCGGCGAATGGGAGGAGGAGGCTTCACGATTGAGATCACCTGTTACGGAGAAATAGTAGCTGATGGAACGTACACACCCATGCGCAAGGTGGCCATGACCTGCCCAGAGTTGATCGATGTGATGGCGACGGAAGGCTTGTGGGTTTCGCCTGGGTGGTAAGACGCCAGCCAACACTCTGTATGCTGCCATCAGCCGGATCATCAAGGAACAGGGGAAGGACTCGGCGTTCAGGAAGGCGGAGAGGGGGAGGTTTGAGGGGAGGTGACAAAGGTATACCACGTCTTGAGTTGAATACCAGAAGACGGACGAGTATCAATCTCGCCCGTCTCTTCACAATCACTTCTTGTCTGGAGCTGGCTTGGGCAACTTCTCTCTCTCCGCCTGCCACTTCTTCACTTCGTCGGGCTTGTTGGTTTCGGTGTAGAACTGGATGAGGCGGTCGAGAGCTTCGGCAATACGGGTCTGCATCGTAGTTCGCAGCGACTTATTCTGCGCGAGCCGGGCGGCGTCAGCCCCCGGAGCATCCTGCGGAAGACGTGCCACCATTTCCTCGTAACCCTTAATCAGCAGCGGCTCCGCTTCGGCGTATTTCTTTTGAAGAAGAAGTACTCGGCCTAGCATGGATTGCGTGTTGAACGTTATCCAGTTATCGGGTTCAATCTTTTGGCGGATAGCCAGGCTTTCGCGAATCATTGGTTCGGCGTCGCGATATTGACCACACTCTTGCAAATCTTGGGCAATATTGATCAGCAGTCCGGCAAGCGATGAATCGTTTCCAGGATATAATCGGCGATTGAGAGCCACTAGCTCACGCAAGACGACTGCTGCTTTCTCGCCTTGCTTCGCCAGACAGTACGTTTTTCCCAGGTTACCCATGGCGTTTAAGGTGTCAGGATGGCCCTCTCCGAGCTTAGTTTTTCGCAGCTTTACTGCTTGCTCAAGAATGAGCAGGGCCTGCTCGAACTTTCGGGCAGCTTTAAATCCTTCAGACAAGTGAACCATGCTGGTGATCGTATTGGGATGATTCGCTCCAAGTTTCAATTTCATCATGTTGTATGTCTGTTCATACAGAGGCATGGCATGATCCAGCTTGCCGGCAACCTTATAGCTGGTAGCCAGGTTTCCCATGCATCGCAGTGTATCAGGGTGGTCGGCACCCAGTTTGGCTTTGAACTGCTTCAAGGCCTGATCCTGAAGGGTAATCGCTTGTTCCAGTTTGCCGGTTTCCCGATAGCAGAGTGCCAGATTGTTCATGGTTCTGAGGGTATCCGGGTGATCAGCACCAAGCGTGTTAGTCTGTGCCTGCAATGCCTTTTCAAAAAGAGGCTCGGCTAGAGCGAATTTACCCATTGCACGATACCCCTCGGCCATCTGATGCATGCTTTCAGTGACTTCAGCATGATTTTCCCCGAGTTTGACAGTCCGGAATTTCAGCGTTTGCTTGTATAGCGATAACGCCTTTTCAAGTTTGCCTGCCTGCTGATACGCTGTTGCCAGACGTGTAGCGCTTCGGAGAGTGTCAGGATGATCGTCACCAAGCTTGGCTGTTCTTACTTTGAAAACGTGTTCGATGAGTGGTATGGCCAAGTCGAGTTTGCCTGCATTCATGTAATATCTTGCCAGACTGCTCATGCTGCCCAGTGTATGAGGATGATCGAGGCCTAGTTTAGCTTTCTCTACTTGGAGTATTATCTCGCCAAGTTTTACCGCCTGGTCCAGTTTGCCAGCTGCTGAATAGCAGACAGCCAAACTGTTCTGGGCCATGAGTGTTTTTTCGTGATCTTCTCCAGCTTCGCTTTTAAACAGGGCAACACTGCGTTCCAGATGAGGGATGCCTTTGGCGGGCTCACCAATTCCCCGATAATTCAAACCGACCATCCAGCGTAGATCGGCTTCAATATGGGGAACAAGGTCACGTCTCTTGTCGAGCTTGCTAGCGGCACGATCAAGCAGTTGTTGTAAAGTGGTATTTTTGTTTAGGGGTTCGATTGCAGGATCACCAAACCGTATTTGTCCTTCGATACTCGTTAATGCCAGAAAGTCATCTCTCACAAACTCCGCGATGGCGTTGGCAGAATTTCTTTCTCTGATGGCTTTCTGGCGAGCAGTTTCCTTCTCGTCCCGTTCCCGTAATGTTTCTATTCGCAGTTCAGCTTCAGCCTGGCGGGCCAATTCTTTTTGCCTCGATTCTTTAATGGCAAGATCTGCCTGTTTTTTGGCTTCAATGAGTCCCCACGTCGTTCCAGCTATCCCCGCTACCAGTGCGAAAAACACCAGAATGGCCGCAATTACTGTTCCCCGATTCCTTTCAATAAACTTCTTCAACAGATACCGCGCACTCGGTGGTCGCGCTTCCACCGGTTCATCTGCCAGATACCGCTGGATATCTCTCGCCAGCCCGTTCGCCGTTTCATACCTCCGATCCCGTTGCTTCTCCAGGCATTTCATTACTACCCAGTCGAGTTCACCCCGCAGGAGTGCGGTGAGCTTACCCGGCTCGATGTGCCGTACCGCGGCCAGCGAGGGAAGTGCTTCATCCGTCGACAGTTTGGTACTAGGCTTGCTCGGTTCCTCTTCGCGAATAATGCGGATGACTTCATCCAGCGCCGCCTGCTTCAATCGCTTGCTGTCAAACGGACGAAGCCCGGTAAGGAGTTCGTAAAGAATGACACCCAGTGAATAGATATCGGCTCGCGTGTCCACATCCTGATTGGAAAAGCCTGCCTGCTCCGGGCTCATATACTCCAGCGTGCCGATCACTGCCCCGAATTGCGTGGACATGCTTTCGTCGGTCAGCTTGCCACCGGTGGCCTTGGCCACACCAAAATCGATCACCTTGGGTATTGGCTTGCCATCGATCATCGTCACCAGGATGTTGCTCGGCTTCAGATCACGATGCACGATGCCTTTCTGGTGGGCATGCTGCACTGCCTGGCAGATGGGCACGAAGAGTTCAAGACGCTCTTGAATGCTCAGCTTCGCTTCGTCGCAGAACTTGTTGAGTGGTAGCCCGTTCACCAATTCCATGACGAAGAAAGGTTGTCTCTGTTCGGTAATGCCACCATCCAGCACCTTGGCGATGTTGGGATGATCCATCATCGCTAATGCCTGGCGTTCCTGTTCGAAACGCTGTACGACAGACTTGGAATCCATGCCGGCTTTGATGAGCTTCAGTGCCACCTTGCGTTTGACGGGTTCCCATTGCTTGGCGACCCAGACTTCGCCCATGCCCCCTTCGCCGAGTTTTTGCTCGAGAGTGTAGCGACCGGCAATGACGTTGCTGGGCTCCAGTTCGGGCGAGGTATAGCTGGCAGTGGCCTGAAAACCGGTGGTTGCATCAATCGTAAAAGACGGATCGGAAAAGGGCGATGAGCCTGCATCGGCTTGCAACAAAGCTTCTACCCGTGCACGCAACTCAGGCTTACCTTCACAGGCACGATCCAGCAGAGCTGAACGCTCCGATACTGGCGTTTTTCGGGCTAATTCAAACAGCGTTTCTTCGGTCATGGTATGCCTCCCACTCCACTAGCGAGAATAGGGGCAGGGCAGCGTCAATGAAAGTTATTTTTTCTCAGGCAGCTTAGGATATTTCTCCCGCTCAGCCTGCCACTTCTTCACTTCATCGGGCTTGTTGGTTTCGGTATAGAACTGGATGAGGCGGTCGAGGGCTTCGGGGAGACGAGTGGTCGCCTGTGGCGGGATGGTTTTCTCACGGGCTTTCATGCCTTCGTAGCCCTTCAGTAGCAGCGGTTCGGTCTCGGCATACTTTTTCTGGCCCAGCAGCGCTACGCCGAGTATGGCCTGTGTATTAAACGTGCTCCAAATGTTCGGTTCCTTTTTCTCGCGGATAGCCAAACACTCGCGTAGCATCTCTTCTGCGGCAGTGAACTGGTCACACTTGAGCAGATCGAGCGAAACCTTAGCGAGCAACCCTGCGAATTGGGGATCTTCCTGGGGACCTCGTTTTCTTCGGGCAGCAACGAACTCCTTAAAAATCAGTGCCGCTTTCTCTCCCTGTTTGGCTGCAGAGTATGCAGCCCCCATGCTGCCCATGGCGTCCAGTGTATCGGGATGATCACCTCCAAGCTTGGACTTGCGAAGCTTCAGATTTTCCTCAGCGATCGGCAACGCCAGGTCCAGTTTGCCTGCGATCCGGTAACTGGCCGCCAGATTACCCATGCAATAAAGCGTGAGGGGGTGGTCAGCCCCAAGCCTGGCCTTAGAGAGCTTCAGGGTTTCCTCGTAGACTGGTAGGGCCAGGTCCAGCTTACCAGCAGATCGGTATCCCAATGCCAGGTTATTCATGCAGTTGAGTGTGTCGGGGTGATCGGTCCCCAGTTTGGCCTTGGAAAGCTTCAGAGTTTCCTCGTAGAGCGGCAGTGCCAGGTCCAGCTTTTCAGCAGCCTTGTAGCCCAGCGCCAGGTTGTTCATGCTGATGAGCGTGCTGGGGTCGTCGGGCCCTAGCTTGGCCTTGGTGAGCTTCAGGGTTTCCTCAAAGAGTGGTATGGCCTTATCCAGATATCCAGCGTCTTTGTAGCCCAGCGCCAGGTTGTTCATGCTGATAAGCGTGTCTGGGTGGTCGGCCCCCAATTTTGCTTTTTGAAACTTCAGTGTCTCCTCGTAAATCGCCAGTGCTTGCTCCAGCTTTCCGGCTGCATAGTAGGCTGCTGCCAGGTTATTCATGCTGATAAGCGTGTCGGGGTGGTCGGCAGCTAGGTTTGCTTGCGCAATGTTTTTTTTCCTGGCGAATACTTCAATAGCCAACTCTGCCTCGCCTAAGCCAATAAGAGATTCTCCAAGGATGTTTTGCATCTTGGCTACGGTTAACGGATCGCCAATGACGTTGCCATCCAATTGCGCGATCGCTTGTTTGAGATTCTCCTTTAAAGCGTTGCGCAACTCCGCCACGGTGTGAAAGTTCGCTTTGGGATCGAGATGAGTGAAAACCGAGCCCAAAATGTCATTGGCTTTTTCCAACTGAGTCAATCGATTCTGAGCTTTTTGCTTCTGATCCAATGCATCCGAAATCGTAGTCGATCGGTCCTGAGAACGTGCCATCTTCATCCAGAAACTCATGGGTCTCCGTTTCCAGGTTCATAATCCAAGAACCGAGCCCCGATTGATCCTGGATTGACAACAGCAGTTCATGTGTTTCCGTGTCGTAGTCTTCATTGAGCAGATCCGCCAGCAGCAGGTCTTCCAAATTCATAGAGATGTTTTCGAGATCATCCATCCAAGCTGGCGTCCCTTCGAGTTCCACAGTTATTTCCATATTCAAGGTATGCGTCGTTGCCGAGAACTCGCGATCCGTTGAACCAGAGAAACTATGGTACTGCAGCATTGGATCCGTACTAGTAGTGAAGGTTCTCCTCGTAGGAAGTAGTTCTGTCCCTGGTCCTTGGAGATTGGCATTGCGGGCACGTCCAATCACATAGTCTGACCAGGACTGAGATTTCTCAACTACGGACCGGATGTCCTTTGCATACAGAATGTCTTCTGGATCTTTTCCGTATTGTGGCAATATTTCCATGTTACGTGTGCAGTTGGACACGTTATCCGTCTGTAACGGTAATGTAGCGTTGGTCACGCCAAATGGTGGCATGTCAATCAGTCCAAAACTACCTACATGCAGAATACTATCACTCATTTGTTCCAAGAACGAATCTTGTTCGTAGTTGTTTAGCTGTACATAGAACTCAGCGATGTTTATACCGCCATCGCCATTGAGTTCATCCAACGACAAATCATACCCTCCTGACAAATAGTCATTCTGGGCACCACCATGAATCCAATCATGGCCGAACCCGCCGAACAATCGATCGTCTCCTGCATCGCCATAAAGGTGGTCATCTCCATTGTTGCCAAAGAGATGGTCATTATCCAAACCACCAAATAGCCAATCATCACCTGTCCATCCTATGAGGATGTCGGCACCTGAACTTCCTATAAGCCAGTCATCACCAGTACTGCCGTCTAAATAGTCGTTACCAGTTCCTCCATCGATGACATCACTGCCACCCATGCCCCAAACAGAGTCATTGCCTGCTTCGGCATATATGATATCGCGTTCATTCCCACCTACGATGACATCATCCCCCGCCCCACCGTAGATTTCATTTTCTCCACCCCCCGCCATGATCAAGTCACGATCAGAACCTCCCTGGATGAAATCATTTCCTGAACCGGTAATCACGATTGCAGGGGTATCCGTGAAATTGAGAAAGCTATTACTTCCACCGAATCCCTCAAAACGAATCCAGGCGGGTTTCTGATTGTGGATTTCATAATTCTTTGGCACACCCGTATCACCGGGGGTTAGACGAAGTTTCACGCCTCCGTCAACCAAATCTGTGACGACTACTTCATCGCGAAGTTGAGTGCCTTCAATGCGCAGGTAATACCCAATACTTGGGTTACCCACCTGAAAGACGTGAGCCGCCATGAGTTGG is a genomic window containing:
- a CDS encoding tetratricopeptide repeat protein yields the protein MSFWMKMARSQDRSTTISDALDQKQKAQNRLTQLEKANDILGSVFTHLDPKANFHTVAELRNALKENLKQAIAQLDGNVIGDPLTVAKMQNILGESLIGLGEAELAIEVFARKKNIAQANLAADHPDTLISMNNLAAAYYAAGKLEQALAIYEETLKFQKAKLGADHPDTLISMNNLALGYKDAGYLDKAIPLFEETLKLTKAKLGPDDPSTLISMNNLALGYKAAEKLDLALPLYEETLKLSKAKLGTDHPDTLNCMNNLALGYRSAGKLDLALPVYEETLKLSKARLGADHPLTLYCMGNLAASYRIAGKLDLALPIAEENLKLRKSKLGGDHPDTLDAMGSMGAAYSAAKQGEKAALIFKEFVAARRKRGPQEDPQFAGLLAKVSLDLLKCDQFTAAEEMLRECLAIREKKEPNIWSTFNTQAILGVALLGQKKYAETEPLLLKGYEGMKAREKTIPPQATTRLPEALDRLIQFYTETNKPDEVKKWQAEREKYPKLPEKK
- a CDS encoding serine/threonine protein kinase, whose protein sequence is MTEETLFELARKTPVSERSALLDRACEGKPELRARVEALLQADAGSSPFSDPSFTIDATTGFQATASYTSPELEPSNVIAGRYTLEQKLGEGGMGEVWVAKQWEPVKRKVALKLIKAGMDSKSVVQRFEQERQALAMMDHPNIAKVLDGGITEQRQPFFVMELVNGLPLNKFCDEAKLSIQERLELFVPICQAVQHAHQKGIVHRDLKPSNILVTMIDGKPIPKVIDFGVAKATGGKLTDESMSTQFGAVIGTLEYMSPEQAGFSNQDVDTRADIYSLGVILYELLTGLRPFDSKRLKQAALDEVIRIIREEEPSKPSTKLSTDEALPSLAAVRHIEPGKLTALLRGELDWVVMKCLEKQRDRRYETANGLARDIQRYLADEPVEARPPSARYLLKKFIERNRGTVIAAILVFFALVAGIAGTTWGLIEAKKQADLAIKESRQKELARQAEAELRIETLRERDEKETARQKAIRERNSANAIAEFVRDDFLALTSIEGQIRFGDPAIEPLNKNTTLQQLLDRAASKLDKRRDLVPHIEADLRWMVGLNYRGIGEPAKGIPHLERSVALFKSEAGEDHEKTLMAQNSLAVCYSAAGKLDQAVKLGEIILQVEKAKLGLDHPHTLGSMSSLARYYMNAGKLDLAIPLIEHVFKVRTAKLGDDHPDTLRSATRLATAYQQAGKLEKALSLYKQTLKFRTVKLGENHAEVTESMHQMAEGYRAMGKFALAEPLFEKALQAQTNTLGADHPDTLRTMNNLALCYRETGKLEQAITLQDQALKQFKAKLGADHPDTLRCMGNLATSYKVAGKLDHAMPLYEQTYNMMKLKLGANHPNTITSMVHLSEGFKAARKFEQALLILEQAVKLRKTKLGEGHPDTLNAMGNLGKTYCLAKQGEKAAVVLRELVALNRRLYPGNDSSLAGLLINIAQDLQECGQYRDAEPMIRESLAIRQKIEPDNWITFNTQSMLGRVLLLQKKYAEAEPLLIKGYEEMVARLPQDAPGADAARLAQNKSLRTTMQTRIAEALDRLIQFYTETNKPDEVKKWQAEREKLPKPAPDKK